The DNA region GCGACATGACGTAACTACAACCCCGAGTCATTGGTGATTCGGATGAACTCCACCGACAACTTTCCACAGGAACTTCAGCAAATGAACTAGAGGTTAGTTACTAGCGAACACATGATTAAAATTCGCTCATCAAGTGGAGTTGAGTATTAAAGATAAAATGGGAGTTCAAAAAGGTTTTCATGACTGAGAAGTGAACCATAACGTTAACCACTTAATGTAATAAAACCACAAGCTTAAGGATTACTCACAATAACACATGTATTTAACAATTAACAGTTCAGTGAAATCGATTACAAACGTTTTGCGTACAACTCCCGACATAGTCCTGCGCATTTAATGACAGGTAAACAAACTGTGTTTAGCATTTTGGTAGTTTCGAAGAAAAAAGTTCAGGAAATATGAGTGAAGCAAAATTAGAAATGGCAAAAATAGATACACAACCGCCCGAAAAGACAAAATAGGAATGGAAAGTTTGAAAAGGACAATGCTTGGGGACAAAATAGAAGATATATACAGACAGGCAGCAGTAAAAACCAAGAAAGGTATTTTGTTAAACACAAAAATCTTAGAGACGGAAGATAAGAAAGACAAGGTAGAAGCCAAAAACAGATGAACTCAGTATAACAAAGGCTAAGTAAAACGACTAAAATGAGAAGTAGAGTGGAACCAAACAATACTATTTAAAGATCACAGACATGCCACAAAAGTTCGGAAATTCAAAATCAATAGTAACGCGGAAGACCAAAAGAAGGTAGTGCAATGGACAAATACACAGAAAAGGCAAATAGGTACAGAGGTACCGAAAGACAAAGGCGAAGTAATAAGTTACACAGTCACACCAGGAAAAATTGAGAATCTGATTGGTGAAAAAAATGAAGGCTAAACTCAGACTGATTGAAAGGTTAGCTCAAACAATTCATTACGATAGTATTGAGTTAAcccaaaatgaaaaaaaaactaggAAGACATACTAACATGATCAAAAAAACAGGTGAGATAAAACCAAACaatcatgaataaataaataaataggaataGGCAAACAGCCAAGGCAACCATAAAGTTTTATACAGACATACAAAATGAATCTAAGGAAAATCCTGAAGAATTAGCAATGCAACAGACGGGGACCTTGGAGCAAAATCTTGGATGGATAAAATGTGAAACAAAAACGAATGAGCTAACGAAATAGAAAGATTTTTGTTCTAATGGTTGAGAACTAAGAGGAATGGAACAGTACAGCAACAACCGCATGAACGGCTTTAATTAAATGCAAAACAGGAGGGGCGGTTGTTAGATCATTCTACTAGGTTGGCTATCAAAGGCAAGAATTTATGAAAATATGAATGTAAGACCTGTTACGGATCGTGAGAAAGGAAAGCATTGTGAAAGGTAATAAACAAGCGGAATTCCATTGAAGGTCGGGGcatatcaaaataatttgaGCCATAGATAATGTATAAACTACGGATGATAAAATGAAAGTCAAAATATTAATTGTGACACGCACTGATGTAATTAATATGAAGGAAATAACCTAAGTGATTTAAAGACCAAAATCTTACTTCCATAAACCATTACATTATAGCGGCTACGTTAATTAACTAGAAATCGAACCCTCTAGTAGCATCAGTGTTACACTGATCAGCGTCAAACTGGAAAGTAGCTGGAACTTGTGGTACCGAGATAAAATCACCCAAATGTTCATCTTCAGCAACCCCAGTTGTATTTGGATCGTCAATCATCTGTAAATAGTAAAAAATTACATGTATCAAAATTAGTGAATCCATAATGAAAAAGCATTCAATTGAAGAAAGAGGGTGCTCAACAAACAAATAGATGGATTTTCTGAAAACAGAGCTCACCAGTTAATTTTGGGAATGAGAAATCCTTACCATGAATTTCTAAATATTTTGGTTATTCCGATCAACAATGGATTGGTGCATGATTTTAAAAGCGTGAATCATAAGTTCAGGTAAACTCAATGAAACTGGGGATGTCGTTTAAATCTACGGAGATTCTTACAAAAACTCCAGGTTAGACATTGAAGGCCAACATTCTAACTACTTCGgttgaaaaatacaaaataataccAGTTACCTGAGAACCaagtatttttaaaaagaactcTGTTAATAATAGCTTCTAGGTGTTCAGGAGTAAGACATTTTATTACTGTTTATTCATGTTTAACAACAAGGTTAAGATGAGTGTCTTTTCATTAACCTAAGCCCCGTACAGAACTACTGAAGTTTAACCTACAACAAATGAGCTAATATTAGTAGCTTTCTAGACACGACTATTTATGCTATTTCTTTTAGTATTGGTTTATCAGAATATTAATAGTATGTTTTTCAGTGAATAAGATTACAACAAAGTTTGACAATAAATCAAGTAATTTCTTGTATAGATACACCATCTATGCTAATCATAGAGCTTGAGGGGATAATTATCCCAAAAATAAAACTTACCCCTTCGTTAAAATATCGTTCGATTATGTCATATGCCAAACGATATATATCGATATTTGTATGTTCTTGAAGAGCTTCGATAAGATCCAACCCACCACATTCTTCGATTGCAGTTGTGACCTGTTCCAAGTTATCGCCAGCTGCTGCCAATATATTTGATATTCCATCCAAAACAACTTGAGCGACCTGGACATCTCTGGTATTTAACATTTTACAAAGCGGAGGAATAACGCGTTGGTCGATGACGTACCTTACCTTGAGACAAGAAAGTAAGTACAGGTCAGAAATAAAAACAGCAAATATTTGCCGCTTCTTGTTTAAAAATTGTTACTCATCTGAAAAGGACCTAAATGCATTTCGTCATTTACCAATGATTCATTCCAGCATGTGCTGAAATTCTAGTCAAGAGTGGttgaaaatttcaaatattaCCGGACATTTGACCGTTTACAAATTGATTATTCGAAAACCTATGTATCAATAGGGTGCTAGTGGAACGCTTTTTGTAAAATGACATTTAGATTCTATTTATGAACTATCGACCAGTACCTACTAACTTTTCAAGTGCTGACTGCCCCTGAGAATTTTAAAACAAGTTCATGGAACAAAAAAACACACCTGTTCAGCATTTCCGTTGATCGCTAGATTCGAGATAGCCCATGCAGCTTCTTTTTGTGTCAAGAACTCGCTTTCAGCCAGATGATGGATAATTAACGGGACTAGTCCATGGTCTATCACAGCTTGGACTTGACTTTGGTTCCCTGCAGTAATATTGGATAGAAACCAGACAGCTTCTTTGTTAATTTTATCTCTCGGGTGAGTCAACAAAGATGCAAAATGACTTAGAGCTCCACAATCCAAAACAACTTGAGTTTGTTGGTCTGAACCTGTAACTATATTTCCAACGGCACGCAACGCAGCAGTTTGCACCTTGAAACTTGAATGTGATAACAATGGAACCAAATGAGGCACTATCTCTGCATTTATAACCATTTCGATTTGATCGTTTCCACCGTCAGTTAGATAAGATATAGCCCAAACAGTGTCGACGAGAATCTGGAAATTTACAAGACCGCAAGTAAATAAAAAGAACGTTTAAGTAGGCTGACATTATGCAAGTCTCACTAACTTTTGTGACCCAGTGTATAATACATGTGACAAAAGTTTGTATGGTTCTAAGTTGATTACAAAACCTAAGAAATTAGTACTTTTACTTATCTTGCTTTCAACGAACTCGCAATAAATACTTATTATATGCTTACAATGAAACTTATTTCACTGAAAATCAATGACGGTTAAAAAGTTATTCTGACCACGTAGTTTCGTAGAATAGTGCAATATTTACGACTGAACAATAAGGATTTTTCACTTCCTTAGAAGTCGAGATGCAACAAACTGACATAAGGTTAACACAATACGCAACACGACCACAGCCTATCCGGTTTCGTAATTTCGTTTCACAAACTTGAATGAGATGGGGTTATTTTTACCACATAACATACATAGGTTTTGAATTTGTGCACTTAATTGGACAATGGAGATTCTGAAGTCGCTTACTTTCGAAATCATCCCCAATAGCATCAAGAATTACTGCATACTTTACAATTACACAATCAGTGGATGAAGTAAACTTGCTACACTTATTGTAAATGAGGATTTTGGGAAATCACTTTTTAGTGGTAAACAATGCACTTTTCTGATGTGTAGATGAACTTGCTGTCTACACTTACAAGCTAGGTTTTTCAAGTGGATCGGAAGATTTATATCGGGTTAAAAGTAAATGTGAAAATCAGTACCTAGACTGTATGGAATGGGATTAACGAATAAGAATTGGCACTGGTTATTAAGTAAGGTTTGTAATAAACAAAACGATTCCTAGTTATTGTAGTCCATATCCACATATAGCTGTGAACGTCAAAATATAGATTAAAAACATGGAATAACTTACACTATCATCGGTgtgttttattaaatataagAGAGCTGGGAGAAGTTCTCTGATAGCTGAGGCAGGAGGAGGAGGGTCCTTGTTGCGGCAAAGGTTGACCATCACCCAGGTGACATTGCGTAGGAAGTTCAATGGTATATTTGGTGTTAAGAGCTTTAATAATGGTTTTATGACATCCAATTTGATTACGTAATCCCTTAATACTGGACCATCTCCGATTATATTACCTAAGGCCCAAACAGCCTGTTCGCAAACATTAGGGTGTGAAGAAGACAGCAGCTTTAGAAAACGTGGTACGGCTCCTGCTTGAACAACAGCTAGAGTCTGTCCAGATGTGCCGGATGCAATATTCGTCAAGGCCCAGGCAGCTTCAAATTGAAGATTGGGACTAAAATAAAAGATGTGTTGTCAGCAATGATTCAGCTAGATATCAGGTTTTATCAACAAGTGGTTTCGATCATTTCAAATTTCCGAACGTTATCGGGTACGCTCTAATTCTAGAAATACCTGAGAAGTCGAACCAATTGAAAGTCTAGACAAACGTAGGACCTTAGAAATCGAGTCCAGCGTACTTGATGTCTCAGGCACTATTTTGAAAACTCTAACAGTAGTCAGGTTTCCCGATCAGTGATCATTTGATGTATATGTATAACACACGGCAGACTGCTTTGAAGTACTTAAATTTTAATAGAATACGAGGACAACATATCAGTTGGTCATGTTTCTAACTCGTGTCATTATCTACATTAGCACAGTGAGATGAAGCTAACAAGATGAAATGCTAAGGAGTCGAGATAATACAAGCAATTATGATGATAGTGAAGACGAAATGCTGATAAAAATGTTCGAAGAACAGAATGGGAAGCATGAATGAATATTAAAACTTAGTATCTGAGGAATGAAGAGTAAATGGACCTGCTCTACTAACTTATTATGGGCGTAATCAGATGTTCTGCATCATCAACAACGGCTTAGTTCTACAATGATTTCATGGGTTGATATCCCATCTTTGACGGGCTATGGTTTTTGACTAGCTTGATTACACCCTAACCAGTATTGCGTACCGTGACCGAGCAGTCACATATGTGTAATAAATGATTCGGTCGCCTTAATCAGTGAAAAAGCATGTCAAACAATGTCACAGTTACTAAGCTGGCTGTCGTATATGAATAAGCAGAATCCTACGAAGAAACTTATCACGTTGCCAGTCTACGAGTGTTTTGCTTTCATAGACTAAGCTTTGCGGCTAAACAGTAACAGTGGACTACCGAGTAGTAATGTTCGTCGCTTAGTAGATAAACACATATCCATGTCAAAATACAGAATTAAAATAGACATGGAACTATTTAGGACGTGCAGAAACCTCATCAGCCAAACACAGGCTTGGTACTTCCAAGGCAAATGGACTGGTTACACTGTCAATCTAAGCTATGACCCAAACCAGTTCTGAAGTGTATTTGTTACCTAAGGAGTTCAATAGACGCCCTACGATGTCAGCAGAGACAAATCCAGGTAATAACTGTCTGAGGTATATTACAGACGGTATCCTCGATAAAGGTTCCTACTGTGCCAACTAAACGTCAGGGCCGTGTTAGGCCCGAAGTTGACTTGCTTAATCGCTCTCATTGTGATATAAGATGATTTTCGGTGAGAAAGTTTAGATCTTATTACAATCCGGAGAAATTTAACTACAAACCTGATTCCCTAGATTTGGTCTGACTACCAATCGATTTCAGTACGGCAAAAGCCCAAGGAACAATTGCTTTGGCCAATACTACATAACTCGTTAAGCTGAACTGAGGACCAACGAGAACCTAACACTAGACATAGTATTCACTAAGTGAAAGAAACTGCAGCGCGAAAACCACTCGTCTCTAGTTATTACATGATTCAAAACCCATAGCTCAATGTTGTTTAGCTGAATCCTCAAAATGGCGAAAGGGTTAAGGACTAATATCTGAACATGAGAACCAACTCACCACCCCTACAAGCACAAAATACCTGGCATTATATCTAGCATAAAATCTGGCACTAGGGGGTCGGCCACATACGCTAGGTGTCTGCAGAATAACTGACAATAAAAAATGAAGTGGGGGATAGAGAATGCGACCTATTCAATAGCTTGGTCAAGATATCTTCAGTTGCGAGTTTACGTCACCTCTATAAAGACCGGACTGGGAATTCATGATAATTTCACAAACGACTCACGGTGATAATACTAACTAACCACCACTTTGCCGCAAAGTCGTACCTACTAATTTTACTGAATATACTATAACGAATAGCCAAACTGGTCAGACTTAGTATCTGAGCCTACCGGTCTATTTAAGATAAGACAAGAGATTTGAACATGTTCGATAAAATCGATTCTTGAAGACTTAAACGCGACTAATTCAGGAGCCCTTTGTGGAAGGAATGGATTGCAGAGGGATTGACTTACTCTTCACTTGTCAGACAAGCGACCAACTTTGGTAGCATACCAGCATTTATCAGCTCGTCAATAGGAGGATTCCGATCACTGGAAAGAAGCTTACGAGCTGACTGAACGACCAACAATCTGACAGCTGGATCTTCATTCTCAGCGTTCGCTACTATGGATTCCAGATTTAGTAACGTAGACTTTCCAGTCCCATCGATTTCTGTGTCAACGGGATCATTAGCCGTCTGTGGTCCATTAGTTCCAGTAGGAATGTTCCTTTTCTTTTGAAGTGTTTCTTCTCGTTTGTTCTTGCGAAGTTCCACTTGCCCTTCCTGGCGACGACGTCGCATCTCCTAAGGTAAAAGCATGATAACAAAAAGCACTTATACTTACGTCTGCACTCTTGCCAGCATTCTTAAAAGACATAATACGCACCGCCGCCTGATCACCCATTTCTACCTATGATGTTACTCAGCGAATGTGAAACCGAAACCCCTGGACGGGATATTCAAACAAACGGGTTTCGAAGCTCAAACTGTTTCTTGTGTTATTGTAAAAGTAGAAAAGTTATTTGTTGTGCAAATTGATTTgtcaataattttgttttgtcagtgtttagtttgttttatttctgtTCCATTACCGAATTATCAAATCATTACTTCGGTTATACGTTTCCGCTCACTCGATTATCTTAAACTGTTCAGATCCCATTCAGTTATTATGCAACGAATCTAACCAGTTTTTTAGTTCCATGAATCTTATATAAACCCTTCATTACCCATAAaattatcacataatttatCCTATCTGTCTCAGAACTTAGCTCAACTAGTACGTCACCAATCCCTAATGTTTTCTTAattctaacaccaaataacTTCTGACCTGTTCTTGCTCACACATATATGGTTATTATTGATGACGTTTGTCGTTCCGATTCTTGACATTCACTCGTATCAGTTGTTCCTCGATGTAAAATCCTAGTACGTAGTTGAGTTTaggcagctgatgagaaacctcCAAGTATAATGGATTGATGTTATTCTGTTCGTTCTGGTTTTATTCCAACCAGAAGTACagaattcatttcattctgtCTCAGCCATACGAACGGAGTTGTTCGTTAGAATAAAGTGTTTCGAGTACTTCGTTTTTCCTAATGCGGATTTACCGATCGTGATGACTGAAGCCATGTCGGCTGGAACACACGTATTATCACGGAAAGATCGATTGAAGAACAGTAAttctaaaagcagcaactcgaATCCCGGGGGCGAAGTTGTACTTCTGACCGTGGAGGGTTGTGACAGTTGTAATTTCTTTCTCTCGAACAGCAAGCATCTGCagagatgctgccttctcacaaaggAATAAAAGGCTTAGAAAAGGCCGACTTCTAAAATGTCGAGCCTCACCTTAACCCACGAACTTCCGGAGCCTAAGCCGTTTGATGTTCAGAGCTCATAcatcaagcagttgtccctagGCTCTCCGGTCACCCTTCCACATCACTGAGATCACCACCATCAACTCAGCTCATTCTTCAGGTCTTTTGAAAAGAGATATCCTTCCATAGTGTGAGCAAATGGGGAGTGACAGAAGCCCTCACATCTGTATCAGCACCCGAGATCATTACGTTGACGATCGAACTCCTCACTCATTCAATAAAAACACTTCCATTCCCACGATCAACGCTTCTCATATACATTTATCACCACTCTCCACCGAGGCTAATTTTGGTTCGTGAAATGCTTTTCTTGGTCTTTTGAGACAA from Schistosoma haematobium chromosome ZW, whole genome shotgun sequence includes:
- the KAP-ALPHA3 gene encoding Importin subunit alpha, variant 2 (EggNog:ENOG41033PQ~COG:U), yielding MYFLERYEFLADTKKRRLTLKETSNYTNGKESYITSLNLIQTPPVTTAKFQDIFAEFSNLTRPNPQPSKDKLKVNHTIKTEVAPVFAKPRRLAPDKLKIARAEFNYMLQLGIIRLSDSQWASPLHMVTKKNKVRACHNIPVADEDILKTVITTPFGLFKFARMPFGPRNAAQAFQRFMDNLLRDIPFAQGYVVDLLIASPDLQSHEQHVRAMLKRLIEHGMNIHQSKCVFGVRTVEFLGHTISPEGTTPIKQEVDTIKQYSIPSSITQLRSFLGPINFYRRFIPGCAQLMQPLTDSLKGKPKEFKLSSDAVGAIKQLEDKLDQTTTLMYPNSLSPLAFMRYPTCRRSGHQAADASSRLEMNVLQQSTANFETLRNEQEQDLELQNLLKTNNSSVNLKQLPSPIDSILICCDTTKAMPRPFVPESSNRIRCTAYHPQANRTKERFHRQLKTTLISHSNPTQWTEFLPLVMLEVEMGDQAAVRIMSFKNAGKSADEMRRRRQEGQVELRKNKREETLQKKRNIPTGTNGPQTANDPVDTEIDGTGKSTLLNLESIVANAENEDPAVRLLVVQSARKLLSSDRNPPIDELINAGMLPKLVACLTSEDPNLQFEAAWALTNIASGTSGQTLAVVQAGAVPRFLKLLSSSHPNVCEQAVWALGNIIGDGPVLRDYVIKLDVIKPLLKLLTPNIPLNFLRNVTWVMVNLCRNKDPPPPASAIRELLPALLYLIKHTDDSILVDTVWAISYLTDGGNDQIEMVINAEIVPHLVPLLSHSSFKVQTAALRAVGNIVTGSDQQTQVVLDCGALSHFASLLTHPRDKINKEAVWFLSNITAGNQSQVQAVIDHGLVPLIIHHLAESEFLTQKEAAWAISNLAINGNAEQVRYVIDQRVIPPLCKMLNTRDVQVAQVVLDGISNILAAAGDNLEQVTTAIEECGGLDLIEALQEHTNIDIYRLAYDIIERYFNEGMIDDPNTTGVAEDEHLGDFISVPQVPATFQFDADQCNTDATRGFDF
- the KAP-ALPHA3 gene encoding Importin subunit alpha (EggNog:ENOG410V809~COG:U), with protein sequence MGDQAAVRIMSFKNAGKSADEMRRRRQEGQVELRKNKREETLQKKRNIPTGTNGPQTANDPVDTEIDGTGKSTLLNLESIVANAENEDPAVRLLVVQSARKLLSSDRNPPIDELINAGMLPKLVACLTSEE